In Atribacterota bacterium, the genomic window TGCAGAAGATTAAAGGTGAGCCGCAGGTAGAAAATAAATACCGGAGAGCGGTGAGGGAAGAAGGCAATCTGGTTGCCCTTAATTTAATAACTCAGATTTTTTCTACTGTCGATAGTGAATGGAGAGGCATAGGAATAGTAGCTGACAGCGGTTTAGATTTAAAATCCGAATATTCTGATCTAAATGCCCGTAATTTTATAGTTAAAGTAGAAACAACCAAGGAAAATAATCAATGTAGATGTGGAGATGTCTTGAGAGGTGTAGTTACACCCTTACAATGCCCACTTTTCCAGAAATTATGTACACCTGAGAATCCGGTGGGTGCCTGTATGGTCTCCAGTGAGGGAGTTTGTGCAGCATACTACAAATATAGTTCAGTATAACATTATAAATATAGGAATAATTAAAAAAGTTTTAGTTAACAGTGGTCAGTTTAAATAAATCAATGCCTGTAATATTCAGTAATGTTTTTCTAATTTATTAAAACAATGTGGGAATAATAAAAAATAGTGAAATATGGCATATTATTTTCTTGCTTATTTATCCGGTTCTTAAACTAAAAACTAAAAATTGCAAACCAATTCAGTAAAATATAGTGATAAACTAAAAGATTTTGCCATGTTCTCCAAAGAAAGGATGAACAATGACCGACCAAATAATAACTATAGATTATGGTAGTGGAGGTAAATTAACTAACCAGTTAATTCGCTCTCTATTTTTAAAATATTTTAATAATCCGATCTTAAATAAACTGCACGATGGAGCAGTTTTACCACCAACCAATCATAGAATTGCCTTTTCTACAGACTCTTACACTGTGAGCCCCATATTTTTTAAAGGTGGGAATATCGGACATCTAGCAATAAATGGGACCATAAATGATATAGCCATGTGTGGAGCTATCCCAAAATACCTCAGTGTATCTTTAATTATTGAAGAAGGTACTTCAATGCAAATACTGGAACAAATAACCTGTAGCATGGCTGAAGCAGCAAATAAAACAGGCATTCAGATAGTTACCGGAGATACCAAGGTTGTCAATAAAGGAGATGTTGATGGTATATTTATAAATACCACAGGAATAGGTTATATTGATTCAGGTGTTCACATTCATCCTGGGAGAGCACAGATTAATGATGCAATTATTATCAATGGACCTATCGGAAATCATGGTATTAGCATTCTATCTTCTCGAGAAAACCTTCAGCTTGAAGAGAGTGTCCTAAGCGACACAGCCCCCCTGGCTGATTTAGTACAAGAGATGCTCTCTATAACCAAAGAAATTCATGTATTACGTGACCCTACCAGAGGTGGACTGGCTACTGCTTTAAATGAAATTGCCCAATCTTCTCAGGTAGAAATAGAAATTGAAGAAGAAAATATTCCCATTGAGGAAACTGTAAAAGATGCCTGTAAAATTCTGGGTTACGATCCTCTTTATTTAGCCAATGAGGGAAAGTTAATTGCCTTTTTGCCGGAGCAATTTGCCGAAGAAGTAGTACAAAAGATGAAAACCAGCAGGTATGGAAAGCAAGCGGCTACTATTGGCAGAGTAATTACTCAGGGAAGATCAGAAGTGTCTCTAAAAACTGATATTGGTGGAAGAAGAATAGTGGGAATGCTTAGTGGAGAGCAACTCCCCAGAATATGTTAAAGCTTTATATATTAAAGACAAAAAGGCTTTGGTAATTTTTTATATATATTTATTATGTTTTTTCACTAATAATTTTTTAGTAATTACTAGTTTTAAAAAAGGAGCTGAACTACAATGGGCCATAAAAATGAGAGTACCCCAGTGGCATTAGCCAGGAAAAGCATTATTTATTACTTGCAAAACAGAAAAAATATGATTCCACCTGATGACCTACCTCGAGAGCTAATGGAGAAGCAGGCAGGAGTTTTTGTTTCATTAAAAAAAGAGGAAAGGTTAAGAGGTTGTATTGGTACCTTTCTTGCTACAAAAAGTAATATTGTTTTAGAGATTATTGAAAATGCAGTAAGTGCCGCTATACGTGACCCCAGATTTTCTCCAGTAACTCCAGATGAAGTAGATAAATTATCAATCTCAGTAGATATTCTTTCCAATCCAGAAGAAGTAAAAGATATAAAACAGCTAAATCCTAAAAAATATGGTGTTATAGTCAGTTGTGGATTTAAAAAAGGCCTTTTATTGCCAGATTTGGAAGAAGTAGATACTGTAGAGCGGCAAATTGATATTGCCAGACAAAAAGCAGGAATATATGTGGGTGAAGATTTTACAATTGAAAGGTTTGAGGTAAAAAGATACTATTAAACTGCCAACTGCATTTGTTCTTATATTGCTATTGAGTCAATTTTATGAGATTCTTTTATAAATTAAAAGATAGGAAGGAAAACAAGAGTTTTACCACTAACCTTTTAGGAGATTTTCTTATTTTTCCTATAGGAATTATTATGCATTCCTTTTTACTACCTGCTTTCTGATGTGAGCTAGTACAGATATCTAAAGTAGAAATAGATTGAAACTACAAACAGGTCAATAATGACTAAGGGGAAAG contains:
- the hypE gene encoding hydrogenase expression/formation protein HypE → MTDQIITIDYGSGGKLTNQLIRSLFLKYFNNPILNKLHDGAVLPPTNHRIAFSTDSYTVSPIFFKGGNIGHLAINGTINDIAMCGAIPKYLSVSLIIEEGTSMQILEQITCSMAEAANKTGIQIVTGDTKVVNKGDVDGIFINTTGIGYIDSGVHIHPGRAQINDAIIINGPIGNHGISILSSRENLQLEESVLSDTAPLADLVQEMLSITKEIHVLRDPTRGGLATALNEIAQSSQVEIEIEEENIPIEETVKDACKILGYDPLYLANEGKLIAFLPEQFAEEVVQKMKTSRYGKQAATIGRVITQGRSEVSLKTDIGGRRIVGMLSGEQLPRIC
- the amrA gene encoding AmmeMemoRadiSam system protein A, encoding MGHKNESTPVALARKSIIYYLQNRKNMIPPDDLPRELMEKQAGVFVSLKKEERLRGCIGTFLATKSNIVLEIIENAVSAAIRDPRFSPVTPDEVDKLSISVDILSNPEEVKDIKQLNPKKYGVIVSCGFKKGLLLPDLEEVDTVERQIDIARQKAGIYVGEDFTIERFEVKRYY